The following are encoded in a window of Kitasatospora fiedleri genomic DNA:
- a CDS encoding hydroxymethylglutaryl-CoA lyase, whose protein sequence is MTATPSGPTAPASTPTTTPSAAAEPTVLELGLPQPVRDPGLPARVRIHEVGARDGLQNEAARVPVEVKAEFIARLAAAGLRTVEATSFVHPKWVPQLADAEELMPRLADLPARYPGLRLPVLVPNERGLDRALAHHAAEVAVFASATETFARRNLNRSADEAMAMFRPVVGRAADAGIAVRGYLSMCFGDPWEGPVPVEQVVRHGLALLEMGCAELSLGDTIGVATPGHVNALLDAFTRSGVPVERLAVHFHDTYGQALANTLAALRSGVTVVDASAGGLGGCPYAKSATGNLATEDLVWMLHGLGIETGVDLAALAATSGWMARHLGRPSPSRTVNALLGPTS, encoded by the coding sequence ATGACCGCCACGCCGTCCGGGCCGACCGCCCCCGCGTCCACGCCCACCACCACGCCCTCCGCCGCAGCCGAACCGACCGTGCTGGAGCTCGGCCTCCCGCAGCCGGTGCGCGATCCCGGGCTGCCCGCCCGGGTCCGCATCCACGAGGTCGGCGCGCGCGACGGGCTGCAGAACGAGGCGGCCCGCGTCCCCGTCGAGGTGAAGGCCGAGTTCATCGCCCGGCTCGCCGCCGCCGGGCTGCGCACCGTCGAGGCGACCAGCTTCGTCCACCCCAAGTGGGTGCCGCAGCTGGCGGACGCCGAGGAGCTGATGCCCCGGCTGGCCGACCTGCCCGCGCGGTACCCGGGCCTGCGGCTGCCCGTGCTGGTGCCCAACGAGCGCGGGCTGGACCGGGCGCTGGCGCACCACGCCGCCGAGGTCGCGGTGTTCGCCAGCGCCACCGAGACCTTCGCCCGGCGCAACCTCAACCGCTCGGCGGACGAGGCGATGGCGATGTTCCGTCCGGTGGTCGGGCGTGCCGCGGACGCCGGGATCGCGGTGCGCGGCTACCTGTCGATGTGCTTCGGCGACCCGTGGGAGGGCCCGGTGCCGGTCGAACAGGTGGTCCGCCACGGCCTGGCGCTGCTGGAGATGGGCTGCGCCGAGCTGAGCCTCGGCGACACCATCGGCGTCGCCACCCCCGGCCACGTCAACGCGCTGCTCGACGCGTTCACCCGTTCCGGCGTACCGGTCGAACGGCTGGCCGTGCACTTCCACGACACCTACGGGCAGGCGCTCGCCAACACGCTGGCGGCGCTGCGCTCCGGCGTGACCGTGGTGGACGCGTCGGCCGGCGGACTCGGCGGCTGCCCGTACGCCAAGAGCGCAACCGGCAACCTCGCCACCGAGGACCTCGTCTGGATGCTGCACGGCCTGGGCATCGAGACCGGCGTGGACCTCGCGGCACTCGCCGCGACCAGCGGTTGGATGGCCCGTCACCTCGGTCGCCCCAGCCCGTCGAGGACGGTCAACGCCCTACTCGGGCCGACGTCCTGA